Proteins from a single region of Chromobacterium sp. ATCC 53434:
- a CDS encoding MarR family winged helix-turn-helix transcriptional regulator — MNETISTVEATRLRQQLMTMVRRLRRQASQDTLPFGLLAVLGAIDRAGGDITPTELARKENMRSSNLASALRELAEAGLIRRSADPRDGRRVRVGLTEAGQGVLRRNRQLRDGWLQRGLQGLSADERAALLLAGDVLERLAAMELSLAPHPPVKEHI; from the coding sequence ATGAACGAGACGATTTCCACCGTCGAGGCCACCCGGCTGCGACAACAACTGATGACCATGGTGCGCCGGCTGCGCCGTCAGGCCAGCCAGGACACGCTGCCGTTCGGCCTGCTGGCGGTGTTGGGCGCGATAGACCGCGCCGGCGGCGACATCACGCCGACCGAATTGGCGCGCAAGGAGAATATGCGCTCCTCCAACCTGGCCAGCGCGCTGCGCGAACTGGCCGAAGCCGGACTGATACGCCGCAGCGCCGATCCGCGCGACGGCCGCCGCGTCCGCGTCGGCCTGACCGAGGCCGGCCAGGGCGTGTTGCGCCGCAATCGCCAGCTGCGCGACGGCTGGCTGCAGCGCGGCCTGCAGGGGCTGAGCGCCGACGAGCGCGCCGCGCTGCTGCTGGCCGGCGACGTGCTGGAGCGGCTGGCCGCCATGGAACTGAGTCTCGCCCCCCATCCGCCGGTAAAGGAACACATATGA
- the purH gene encoding bifunctional phosphoribosylaminoimidazolecarboxamide formyltransferase/IMP cyclohydrolase produces the protein MTKIERALISVSDKSGVLEFARELSALGVHILSTGGTAKLLLDAGLPVTEVSDYTGFPEMLDGRVKTLHPKVHGGILGRRDLPEHVATMAEHGIGNIDLVCVNLYPFEATVANPDCALEDAIENIDIGGPTMVRSAAKNWAHVAIVTDSADYPALSAELKANGGRLAKTTRFELAKKAFTHTAAYDGAISNYLTSLADGVVAGKPERVAFPNRLNAQFVKVQDMRYGENPHQAAAFYRDLDPAAGSIAHYRQLQGKELSYNNIADADAAWEAVKTFEQTACVIVKHANPCGVAVGADTLSAYRLAFATDTTSAFGGIIAFNRPVDAATVEAVTGQFLEVLIAPAFSDEAKALIAAKKNVRVLEIPLQAGANRFELKRVGGGVLVQTPDIRNVGADELRVVSKRQPTPQEMSDLLFAWRVAKFVKSNAIVFCKDGQTAGIGAGQMSRVDSTRIAARKAQDAGLGLAGAVAASDAFFPFRDGIDVIAEQGIKAIIQPGGSMRDEEVFAAADEHGIALVLTGVRHFRH, from the coding sequence ATGACCAAGATCGAACGAGCGCTGATCAGCGTGTCCGACAAGAGCGGCGTGCTGGAATTCGCCAGGGAGCTGTCGGCCCTCGGCGTGCACATCCTGTCCACCGGCGGCACCGCCAAGCTGTTGCTGGACGCCGGCCTGCCGGTCACCGAAGTGTCCGACTACACCGGTTTCCCGGAAATGTTGGACGGCCGCGTCAAGACGCTGCACCCGAAAGTGCACGGCGGCATTCTCGGCCGCCGCGATCTGCCGGAACATGTGGCGACGATGGCCGAGCACGGCATCGGCAACATCGACCTGGTTTGCGTCAACCTCTATCCGTTCGAGGCCACCGTCGCCAATCCCGACTGCGCGCTGGAAGACGCGATCGAGAACATCGACATCGGCGGCCCGACCATGGTGCGTTCCGCCGCCAAGAACTGGGCGCACGTCGCCATCGTCACCGACAGCGCCGACTACCCGGCGCTGTCGGCCGAGTTGAAGGCCAACGGCGGCCGGCTTGCCAAGACCACCCGCTTCGAGCTGGCCAAGAAGGCCTTCACCCACACCGCCGCCTACGACGGCGCGATCTCCAACTATCTGACCAGTCTGGCCGACGGCGTCGTGGCCGGCAAGCCGGAACGCGTCGCCTTCCCGAACCGCCTGAACGCCCAGTTCGTTAAGGTGCAGGACATGCGCTACGGCGAGAACCCGCACCAGGCCGCCGCCTTCTACCGCGACCTCGATCCGGCCGCCGGCAGCATCGCCCACTACCGGCAGCTGCAGGGCAAGGAGCTGTCCTACAACAATATCGCCGACGCCGACGCCGCCTGGGAGGCGGTGAAGACCTTCGAGCAGACCGCCTGCGTCATCGTCAAGCACGCCAATCCGTGCGGCGTGGCCGTCGGTGCGGACACGCTGTCGGCGTACCGGCTGGCTTTCGCCACCGACACCACCAGCGCCTTCGGCGGCATCATCGCCTTCAACCGCCCGGTGGACGCGGCTACGGTGGAAGCCGTGACCGGCCAGTTCCTGGAAGTGCTGATCGCTCCGGCCTTCAGCGACGAGGCCAAGGCGCTGATCGCGGCGAAGAAGAACGTCCGCGTGCTGGAGATTCCGCTGCAGGCCGGCGCCAACCGCTTCGAGCTGAAGCGCGTCGGCGGCGGCGTGCTGGTGCAGACGCCGGACATCCGCAATGTCGGCGCCGACGAGCTGCGCGTGGTCAGCAAGCGCCAGCCGACGCCGCAGGAAATGTCGGACCTGTTGTTCGCCTGGCGCGTGGCCAAGTTCGTCAAGTCGAACGCCATCGTGTTCTGCAAGGATGGCCAGACCGCCGGCATCGGCGCCGGCCAGATGAGCCGCGTCGACTCCACCCGCATCGCCGCGCGCAAGGCGCAGGACGCCGGGCTAGGCCTGGCCGGCGCGGTGGCGGCGTCGGACGCCTTCTTCCCGTTCCGCGACGGCATAGACGTGATCGCCGAGCAGGGCATCAAGGCCATCATCCAGCCGGGCGGCTCGATGCGCGACGAGGAAGTCTTCGCCGCCGCCGACGAGCACGGCATCGCGTTGGTGTTGACCGGCGTGCGCCATTTCCGCCACTGA
- the purD gene encoding phosphoribosylamine--glycine ligase — MKVLVIGSGGREHALAWRIAKSKRVSKVFVAPGNAGTALDANLSNIAANGVAEWLAFAREEKIDLTVVGPEAPLAAGVVDAFRDEGLKVFGPTRYCAQLESSKDFAKAFMQRHGIPTAGYQTFTDAVAAHVYVDGKGAPIVIKADGLAAGKGVVVAMTLDEAHAAIDDMLLGNKMGEAGSRVVIEDFLVGEEASFIVMVDGEHVLPMATSQDHKRLLDHDQGPNTGGMGAYSPAPVVTPAVHNRVMREIIQPVVQGMKKDGHPYTGFLYAGLMIDDDGHPKVIEFNCRFGDPETQPIMARLKTDFTVLLEAGVNARLDKVEAEWDRRVALGVVLAAAGYPDAPRKGDVVHGIPAESEDGIVFHAGTVLDEQQQLRSSGGRVLCAVGLGDSVRMAQGKAYQLADAIEFAGKQYRRDIGARAIGRKH, encoded by the coding sequence ATGAAAGTTCTCGTGATCGGCTCCGGCGGCCGCGAGCACGCGCTGGCCTGGCGCATCGCCAAATCGAAGCGCGTGTCCAAGGTATTTGTCGCGCCGGGCAACGCCGGAACCGCGCTGGACGCGAACCTGAGCAATATCGCCGCCAACGGCGTGGCCGAATGGCTGGCCTTCGCCAGGGAAGAGAAGATAGACCTGACCGTCGTCGGCCCCGAGGCCCCGTTGGCCGCCGGCGTCGTCGACGCTTTCCGCGACGAGGGCCTGAAAGTGTTCGGCCCGACGCGCTATTGCGCGCAGCTGGAGAGCTCCAAGGACTTCGCCAAGGCCTTCATGCAGCGCCACGGCATCCCGACCGCCGGCTACCAGACCTTCACCGACGCCGTCGCCGCGCATGTCTATGTCGACGGCAAGGGCGCGCCCATCGTGATCAAGGCCGACGGTCTGGCCGCCGGCAAGGGCGTGGTGGTGGCGATGACGCTGGACGAGGCGCATGCCGCCATCGACGACATGCTGCTCGGCAACAAGATGGGCGAGGCCGGCAGCCGTGTCGTGATCGAGGATTTCCTCGTCGGCGAGGAGGCCAGCTTCATCGTGATGGTCGACGGCGAGCACGTGCTGCCGATGGCCACCAGCCAGGACCACAAGCGGCTGCTGGACCATGACCAGGGGCCGAATACCGGCGGCATGGGCGCCTACAGCCCGGCGCCGGTGGTGACGCCGGCGGTGCACAACCGCGTGATGCGCGAAATCATCCAGCCGGTGGTGCAGGGCATGAAGAAGGACGGCCATCCGTATACCGGCTTCCTGTACGCCGGCCTGATGATAGACGACGACGGGCACCCGAAGGTGATCGAGTTCAACTGCCGCTTCGGCGATCCGGAAACCCAGCCCATCATGGCGCGGCTGAAGACCGATTTCACCGTGCTGCTGGAGGCCGGCGTCAACGCCCGGCTCGACAAGGTGGAGGCCGAGTGGGACCGCCGCGTGGCGCTGGGCGTGGTGCTGGCCGCCGCCGGTTATCCGGACGCGCCGAGAAAGGGCGACGTCGTGCACGGCATTCCGGCCGAGAGCGAGGACGGCATCGTCTTCCATGCCGGCACGGTCCTGGACGAGCAACAGCAGCTGCGCAGCAGCGGCGGCCGCGTTCTGTGCGCGGTGGGGCTGGGCGACAGCGTCAGGATGGCGCAGGGCAAGGCCTACCAGCTGGCCGACGCCATCGAGTTCGCCGGCAAGCAGTATCGCCGCGACATCGGCGCGCGCGCGATAGGCCGCAAGCACTGA
- a CDS encoding FUSC family protein: MAMLRRLWAEHCDAYLAARVSALIAPALLAALAGGGEAALQGGMLAVCCLMAMERGRLGRRAAALQAGLALAGCLALAWLWRWPAVFALACGAAAEIGGRMGARRARWRSAANFTFIPALYLGCEAAQSGGSGAAELWPAMPWLAAGALAAWLLHALAGRCAPPQDKPGAAPRAGVAFACVGLLAWLAAHFQLPCGQWLVWSGASVCVGGLSAIRDKCWQRCSGALLGVPAGMLLALALQPSPESSMSLGAAAMLTLALFRAYRPGFAARSALAAAHLSLIGGVAAWRLFDVGLAAALVLATLAAGQWLAAR, encoded by the coding sequence ATGGCGATGCTGCGCCGCTTGTGGGCCGAGCACTGCGACGCCTACCTGGCCGCCCGGGTGTCGGCGCTGATCGCGCCGGCGTTGCTGGCGGCGCTGGCCGGCGGCGGCGAAGCGGCCTTGCAGGGCGGCATGCTGGCGGTGTGTTGCCTGATGGCGATGGAGCGCGGCCGGCTGGGTCGCCGCGCCGCCGCGCTCCAGGCCGGGCTGGCGCTGGCGGGTTGCCTGGCGCTGGCCTGGCTGTGGCGCTGGCCGGCGGTATTCGCGCTGGCCTGCGGCGCGGCCGCCGAGATCGGCGGCCGGATGGGCGCGCGGCGGGCGCGTTGGCGCTCCGCCGCCAATTTCACTTTCATTCCCGCCCTCTACCTTGGTTGCGAGGCCGCGCAGTCCGGCGGTTCTGGCGCGGCCGAGTTGTGGCCGGCCATGCCGTGGCTGGCGGCCGGCGCGCTGGCCGCCTGGCTGCTGCACGCATTGGCCGGACGTTGCGCGCCGCCGCAGGACAAGCCGGGTGCGGCGCCGCGTGCCGGCGTCGCCTTCGCCTGCGTCGGCCTGCTGGCCTGGCTGGCCGCGCACTTCCAGCTGCCCTGCGGCCAATGGCTGGTCTGGTCCGGGGCCAGCGTCTGCGTCGGCGGCCTGTCCGCGATACGCGACAAATGCTGGCAGCGCTGCAGCGGCGCCCTGCTGGGCGTGCCGGCCGGCATGCTGCTGGCGCTCGCGCTGCAGCCTTCTCCCGAATCCTCGATGTCGCTGGGCGCGGCGGCGATGCTGACGCTGGCGCTGTTCCGCGCCTATAGACCGGGCTTCGCCGCGCGCAGCGCGCTGGCGGCCGCCCATCTGAGTCTGATCGGCGGCGTGGCGGCGTGGCGTCTGTTCGATGTCGGCCTGGCGGCGGCGCTGGTGCTGGCGACGCTGGCCGCCGGCCAGTGGCTGGCGGCGCGCTAG
- the galE gene encoding UDP-glucose 4-epimerase GalE, giving the protein MILVTGGAGYIGSHTCVKLLEAGHELVVLDNLCNSKEEALRRVQKLAGRALTFINGDIRDEAALDQAFGHPIQSVIHFAGLKAVGESVAKPLEYYENNVGGTLALLRAMKRHGVSRLVFSSSATVYGHPATTPITEDFPLSATNPYGRSKLMVEDMLRDFAKAEPDWRIALLRYFNPIGAHESGDIGEDPNGMPNNLMPFITQVASGQRPCLQVFGDDYPTHDGTGVRDYIHVEDLAAGHLKAVEALARRAGLLTANLGTGNGYSVLDMVKTFERVNQVAVPHQIVARRPGDVAECWADPAEAERLLGWTARKDLEDMCRDSWRWQRRNPAGYP; this is encoded by the coding sequence ATGATTCTGGTAACGGGCGGCGCCGGCTATATCGGCAGCCACACTTGCGTGAAATTGTTGGAGGCCGGCCATGAGCTGGTGGTGCTGGACAATCTGTGCAACAGCAAGGAAGAGGCGCTGCGCCGGGTGCAGAAGCTGGCCGGCAGAGCGCTGACTTTCATCAACGGCGACATCCGCGACGAGGCGGCGCTGGACCAGGCCTTCGGTCATCCGATCCAGTCCGTGATCCATTTCGCCGGCCTGAAGGCTGTCGGCGAGTCGGTGGCCAAGCCGCTGGAATACTACGAGAACAATGTCGGCGGCACGCTGGCCTTGCTGCGCGCGATGAAGCGGCACGGCGTGTCGCGGCTGGTGTTCAGCTCGTCCGCCACCGTCTACGGCCATCCTGCGACGACGCCGATCACCGAGGACTTTCCGCTGTCGGCCACCAATCCGTACGGACGCAGCAAGCTGATGGTCGAGGACATGCTGCGCGATTTCGCCAAGGCGGAGCCGGACTGGCGCATCGCGCTGCTGCGCTATTTCAACCCGATAGGCGCGCATGAAAGCGGCGACATCGGCGAAGACCCGAACGGCATGCCCAACAATCTGATGCCTTTCATCACCCAGGTGGCCAGCGGCCAGCGGCCCTGCCTGCAGGTGTTCGGCGACGACTATCCGACGCACGACGGCACCGGCGTGCGCGACTACATCCATGTCGAGGATCTGGCCGCCGGCCATCTGAAGGCGGTGGAGGCGCTGGCGCGGCGGGCCGGCCTGCTGACGGCGAATCTGGGCACCGGCAACGGCTATTCGGTGCTGGACATGGTGAAGACTTTCGAGCGGGTCAACCAGGTGGCGGTGCCGCATCAGATCGTCGCGCGCCGTCCCGGCGATGTCGCCGAGTGCTGGGCAGATCCGGCCGAGGCCGAGCGGCTGCTGGGCTGGACCGCCCGGAAGGATCTGGAGGACATGTGCCGCGACAGCTGGCGCTGGCAGCGGCGGAATCCGGCCGGTTACCCATGA
- a CDS encoding helix-turn-helix domain-containing protein produces the protein MQNNDHISHSVRLAMEQYFRDLDGEAPSAIYDMVLACVEKPLLEVVLIHTQGNQTRAAELLGLNRNTLRKKMKSYDLI, from the coding sequence ATGCAAAACAACGATCACATCTCGCACTCGGTGCGGCTGGCGATGGAGCAGTATTTCCGCGACCTGGACGGCGAGGCGCCGTCGGCGATCTACGACATGGTGCTCGCCTGTGTCGAGAAGCCGCTGCTGGAGGTGGTGCTGATACACACGCAGGGAAACCAGACCAGGGCGGCGGAGTTGCTGGGATTGAACCGCAACACGCTGCGCAAGAAGATGAAGTCGTATGATTTGATTTGA
- the dusB gene encoding tRNA dihydrouridine synthase DusB, which translates to MQIGPYQLKNRLIVAPMAGVTDRPFRMLCKRLGAGMAVSEMITANKALWTTTKTLRRADHEGEVEPIVVQIAGGEPSMLAEAARLNVEHGAQIIDINMGCPAKKVCNVAAGSALLRDLDNVGRILEAVVKAVDVPVTLKTRTGWSRELKTALTVAKMAEEAGIAALALHGRTREDMYRGEAEYDTIRAVKQAVSIPVVANGDIDSPAKARRVLEYTGADAIMIGRAAQGRPWIFREIQHYLETGEELPPPTVGEIRELMLGHLDELYHFYGEYSGCRIARKHIAWYTKGLAGGNAFRQQMYRLESTDEQRRAVGEYFGRLGGMDDRLSYVVEDEDRMDRGGEAGAEGEAGCG; encoded by the coding sequence ATGCAGATAGGACCGTACCAACTGAAAAACCGGCTGATCGTGGCACCGATGGCCGGGGTGACGGACAGGCCGTTCCGCATGCTGTGCAAACGGCTGGGGGCCGGGATGGCGGTGTCGGAGATGATCACCGCCAACAAGGCGCTGTGGACCACGACCAAGACGCTGCGCCGGGCCGATCACGAGGGCGAGGTCGAACCGATCGTCGTGCAGATCGCCGGCGGCGAGCCGTCCATGCTGGCCGAGGCGGCCAGGCTCAATGTCGAGCACGGCGCGCAGATCATAGACATCAATATGGGGTGTCCGGCGAAGAAGGTATGCAATGTGGCGGCCGGCTCGGCGCTGTTGCGTGACCTGGACAACGTCGGCCGCATCCTGGAAGCGGTGGTGAAGGCCGTCGATGTGCCGGTGACCTTGAAGACCCGCACCGGCTGGAGCCGCGAGCTGAAGACGGCGCTGACGGTGGCGAAGATGGCCGAGGAGGCCGGCATCGCCGCGCTGGCGCTGCATGGCCGCACCCGCGAGGACATGTACCGCGGCGAGGCCGAGTACGACACGATACGCGCGGTCAAGCAGGCGGTGTCCATCCCGGTGGTGGCCAATGGCGACATCGATTCACCGGCCAAGGCGCGCCGCGTCCTGGAGTACACCGGCGCCGACGCCATCATGATAGGCCGCGCGGCGCAGGGCCGGCCGTGGATCTTCCGCGAGATCCAGCACTATCTGGAGACCGGCGAGGAGCTGCCGCCGCCGACCGTCGGCGAGATCCGCGAATTGATGCTGGGCCATCTGGACGAGTTGTACCATTTCTACGGCGAGTATTCGGGCTGTCGCATCGCCCGCAAGCACATCGCCTGGTATACGAAGGGGCTGGCCGGCGGCAACGCCTTCCGCCAGCAGATGTACCGGCTGGAAAGCACCGACGAGCAGCGCCGGGCGGTCGGCGAGTATTTCGGTCGGCTGGGCGGGATGGACGATCGTCTAAGCTACGTAGTCGAGGATGAGGACAGGATGGATCGCGGCGGCGAAGCCGGCGCGGAGGGAGAGGCGGGCTGCGGCTGA
- a CDS encoding cysteine hydrolase family protein: MKTALLTLDYINDIVAPQGRIARCAGHVAARGALAAANRGIALARERQWLVIHVKVGFSPSYVEMPQGSPIFSRAGQFQALNLQGEGTAFHPELDVRAEDAVVVKHRVSPFYATALEAVLRAHGIERLVVAGVSSTWAVQAAARDAHDRDYRVAVLEPACAAADEDEHRASMRQLAAIADIVSQEQLEAL, translated from the coding sequence ATGAAAACCGCATTGCTGACGCTGGACTACATCAACGACATCGTCGCGCCGCAAGGCCGCATCGCCCGCTGCGCCGGCCACGTCGCCGCGCGCGGCGCGCTGGCCGCCGCCAACCGCGGCATCGCGCTGGCGCGCGAGCGGCAGTGGCTGGTGATACACGTCAAGGTGGGTTTCTCGCCGTCCTATGTCGAAATGCCGCAAGGCTCGCCGATTTTCAGCCGCGCCGGCCAGTTCCAGGCGCTGAACCTGCAGGGCGAGGGCACGGCCTTCCATCCCGAGCTGGATGTGCGCGCCGAGGACGCCGTGGTGGTCAAGCACCGCGTCAGTCCGTTCTACGCCACCGCGCTGGAGGCGGTGCTGCGCGCGCACGGCATCGAGCGGCTGGTGGTCGCCGGCGTCAGCAGCACCTGGGCGGTGCAGGCGGCGGCGCGCGACGCGCACGACCGCGACTACCGGGTGGCGGTGTTGGAGCCGGCCTGCGCGGCCGCCGACGAGGACGAGCACCGCGCGTCGATGCGGCAACTGGCGGCGATCGCCGACATCGTGTCGCAGGAGCAACTGGAAGCGCTGTGA
- a CDS encoding EAL domain-containing protein: MELNQARLSRLQLFGTLAIVFALALTLASYFLMMSWHDFQSGRQNIEQEAAARARDNLQGYTDHAALLLAALRERTNDTMRHQLREQVDQAWSLADAIWRREHARLGPARTQRLIAEALRPLRYFDGRGYFFIDTLDGRCVLLPTAPEREGRSLLDNRDDRGRRIMQNLLDSVAGPDGRGFSSYRWYLPGSAQMDDKITYARRFPHYRWLIGSGEYISNVEAALQQQGLDTLARMRLSPGGGEMTIIDRQGIIRLSPGRPSLVGRSYRALPAAERARMLQLIQQGRRGGFVEYARQDETGLPAETYLAYARQLPGWDWTLVTSLRVQAIQDDGLRAAQRLRGRLAERIVTTLGMTLVAMLCAGLFCWYFVRWVGALVRRYQHDLAQSHLSLKEQARELKLSHFMIDNATDMVALQNRRGETVYCNLALRQLPGLAPRLFLHPPGAFPLTFETRHGEAEAERYLEVTVNQLQYEGERYLCATARDISGRRQTERQLRLAAQVFESSNEAILISDPDNRILTVNRAFCHITGYAEGEVLGRKPSLLFSGRHDPAFFQQMWLALGQRGQWSGEIWNQRKNGEHFPCWVNISVLQDAQGAVSHFVALFTDISERKEQEARVQHMAEYDALTDLPNRVLVNDRLHQAIRQAELQHNQLAVLFVDLDHFKNINDTLGHSAGDELLKEVARRLAGSVRGLDTVGRTGGDEFVLILPAINQPGEAAQIAERILRTMQQPFQIGEHALVVGCSIGISLMPDDGSDIQTLLMNADLAMYHAKAHGRNTFRFYAREMNAQVAERLLMENRLRRAMEQEQLYLVYQPQYDMAGQRLLGCEALLRWRDPDEGLIMPGRFIPVAEDTGLIVPLGRWVLNQACEQASRWLRAGLGPIRVAVNVSAHQLMRHDFIDDVRDALQKHALPGHCLELEVTESTLMSDADLASRQLAVIKAMGVRLSVDDFGTGYSSLAYLKRFAPDTVKIDRSFISDLPGDEENAAIVSAIVHLAGALGMETLAEGVESESQQRFLKGLGCEAMQGYLLGSPLAEDMMTRRLEQQQSEPA; this comes from the coding sequence ATGGAGTTGAACCAAGCCAGGCTGTCGCGCTTGCAACTGTTCGGCACCCTGGCCATCGTGTTTGCGCTGGCCCTCACGCTGGCCAGCTATTTCCTGATGATGAGCTGGCACGACTTCCAGTCGGGACGACAAAACATCGAGCAGGAAGCCGCCGCGCGCGCGCGCGACAACCTGCAAGGCTACACCGACCACGCCGCGCTGCTGCTGGCGGCCTTGCGCGAGCGCACCAACGATACCATGCGCCACCAGCTGCGCGAGCAGGTGGACCAGGCCTGGAGCCTGGCCGACGCCATCTGGCGCCGCGAGCATGCGCGGCTGGGCCCTGCGCGGACGCAGCGGCTGATCGCCGAAGCCTTGCGTCCGCTGCGCTATTTCGATGGCCGCGGCTACTTCTTCATCGACACGCTGGACGGCCGCTGCGTGCTGCTGCCGACCGCGCCTGAGCGCGAAGGCCGGTCGCTGCTGGACAACCGCGACGACCGCGGCCGCCGCATCATGCAGAACCTGCTCGACTCGGTGGCCGGCCCCGACGGCCGCGGCTTCTCCTCCTATCGCTGGTATCTGCCCGGCAGCGCGCAGATGGACGACAAGATCACCTATGCCCGCCGCTTCCCCCATTACCGCTGGCTGATAGGCAGCGGCGAATACATCAGCAACGTCGAGGCCGCGCTGCAGCAACAGGGACTGGACACGCTGGCGCGGATGCGGCTGTCGCCGGGCGGCGGCGAGATGACCATCATAGACCGCCAGGGCATCATCCGGCTGTCGCCGGGCCGGCCGTCGCTGGTGGGCCGCTCCTACCGCGCGCTGCCGGCGGCCGAACGCGCGCGCATGCTGCAACTGATCCAGCAGGGACGGCGCGGCGGCTTCGTCGAGTACGCCCGCCAGGACGAGACCGGCCTGCCCGCCGAAACCTACCTCGCCTACGCCAGGCAGCTGCCGGGCTGGGACTGGACCCTGGTCACCAGCCTGCGGGTGCAGGCGATACAGGACGACGGCCTGCGCGCCGCGCAGCGGCTGCGCGGCCGGTTGGCGGAACGCATCGTCACCACGCTGGGCATGACGCTGGTGGCGATGCTGTGCGCCGGACTGTTCTGCTGGTATTTCGTCCGCTGGGTCGGCGCGCTGGTCAGGCGCTATCAGCACGATCTGGCGCAGAGCCATCTGTCGCTGAAGGAACAGGCGCGCGAGTTGAAGCTCAGCCACTTCATGATCGACAACGCCACCGACATGGTGGCGCTGCAGAACCGCCGCGGCGAGACGGTGTATTGCAATCTGGCGCTGCGGCAGTTGCCCGGGCTGGCGCCGCGGCTCTTCCTCCATCCGCCCGGCGCCTTTCCGCTGACCTTCGAGACCCGCCACGGCGAGGCCGAGGCCGAGCGCTACCTGGAAGTCACCGTCAACCAGCTGCAGTACGAGGGCGAGCGCTATCTGTGCGCGACCGCGCGCGACATCAGCGGCCGCCGCCAGACCGAGCGCCAGCTGCGGCTGGCGGCCCAGGTCTTCGAATCCAGCAACGAGGCCATCCTGATCTCCGATCCGGACAACCGCATCCTGACCGTCAACCGCGCCTTCTGCCACATCACCGGCTATGCCGAGGGCGAGGTGCTGGGGCGCAAGCCGTCGCTGCTGTTCTCCGGCCGCCACGATCCGGCCTTCTTCCAACAGATGTGGCTGGCGCTTGGCCAGCGCGGCCAGTGGTCCGGCGAGATCTGGAACCAGCGCAAGAACGGCGAGCACTTCCCGTGCTGGGTCAATATCAGCGTGCTGCAGGACGCCCAGGGCGCGGTCAGCCACTTCGTCGCGCTGTTCACCGACATCTCCGAGCGCAAGGAACAGGAGGCGCGGGTCCAGCACATGGCCGAATACGACGCGCTGACCGACCTGCCGAACCGCGTGCTGGTCAACGACAGGCTGCACCAGGCGATACGCCAGGCCGAGCTGCAGCACAATCAGCTGGCGGTGCTCTTCGTCGACCTGGACCATTTCAAGAACATCAACGACACGCTGGGCCACAGCGCCGGCGACGAGCTGCTGAAAGAAGTGGCGCGCCGGCTGGCCGGCTCGGTGCGCGGCCTGGACACCGTAGGCCGCACCGGCGGCGACGAATTCGTGCTGATCCTGCCGGCGATCAACCAGCCGGGCGAAGCGGCGCAGATCGCCGAGCGCATATTGCGCACGATGCAGCAGCCGTTCCAGATCGGCGAGCATGCGCTGGTGGTCGGCTGCAGCATAGGCATCAGCCTGATGCCGGACGACGGCAGCGACATTCAGACCCTGCTGATGAACGCCGATCTGGCGATGTACCACGCCAAGGCGCACGGCCGGAACACCTTCCGCTTCTACGCCCGCGAAATGAACGCCCAGGTGGCGGAGCGGCTGCTGATGGAAAACCGGCTGCGCCGGGCGATGGAGCAAGAGCAGCTGTACCTGGTCTACCAGCCGCAATACGACATGGCCGGACAGCGCTTGCTGGGCTGCGAAGCGCTGCTGCGCTGGCGCGATCCGGACGAGGGCCTGATCATGCCCGGCCGCTTCATCCCGGTGGCCGAGGATACCGGCCTGATCGTGCCGCTGGGCCGCTGGGTGCTGAACCAGGCCTGCGAGCAGGCCAGCCGCTGGCTGCGGGCCGGCCTCGGGCCGATCCGCGTCGCGGTCAACGTCTCCGCCCACCAGCTGATGCGCCACGACTTCATCGACGACGTCCGCGACGCGCTGCAGAAGCACGCGCTGCCCGGCCACTGCCTGGAGCTGGAAGTGACCGAGAGCACGCTGATGTCAGACGCCGACCTCGCCTCGCGCCAGCTGGCGGTGATCAAGGCGATGGGCGTCAGGCTGTCGGTCGACGACTTCGGTACCGGCTATTCCAGCCTGGCCTACCTGAAGCGCTTCGCGCCGGACACGGTGAAGATAGACCGCTCCTTCATCAGCGACCTGCCCGGCGACGAGGAGAACGCCGCCATCGTCAGCGCCATCGTCCATCTGGCCGGCGCGCTGGGCATGGAAACGCTGGCCGAGGGCGTCGAGAGCGAAAGCCAGCAGCGCTTCCTGAAAGGCCTGGGCTGCGAAGCGATGCAGGGTTATCTGCTGGGATCGCCGCTGGCCGAGGACATGATGACGCGGCGACTGGAGCAACAGCAGTCAGAGCCGGCCTGA